A stretch of the Filimonas lacunae genome encodes the following:
- a CDS encoding response regulator has protein sequence MKKNSQQNNEKSRLAALRSYQVLNAWREPEFDRFALLASLICEAPAAALSLVDEHDVHFKATYGCNFTSVPRNNSFCQYTIQEKGLLYIEDIRKDKRFQHLSENESSYVFYAGYPLIDAQGHALGALCAMDEKPRSLTEAQKKALQVLAEQATAFIAERRSKKEVNSFEKLFNLANDLVCVAGTDGYFKKINPAFTALLGWDEQYLLQHKIEQLVHPDDSERTRIELEKIGGGKACIHFTNRYRTNNDTYVSLEWVSNIDPVSGNIYAIARDVSDEVKKERKLRASEKSFRDFFESSQGLMCTHDLKGNFISINLAGAQILGYTREDLLKKSLYDIIPEERHKGLQLYLDGIVSKGKARGIMQTLHKDGYKKIWLFQNVLEHTADGTPYVIGNATDITQAYYLEEDLKRTKEMMEQSSSLAGVGAWEVNLIKRTVFWSEEVRRIHETTSDFQPDFESTLLFYREGASRDRMLAAVNKAVETGESWDLEVEITTHGGNRRWVRTIGHAAFAKGKCVRIFGAIQDVDHIYLQREELKKAKRTAEDASLAKSEFLANMSHEIRTPLNGIIGFTDLVLKSQLNESQQQYLSIVNQSANALLSIINDILDFSKIEAGKLELNIEKCDLFGVVSEAADVVAFQAQQKGLEVLLNVQHDLPRYVQADALRVKQVLINLLGNAVKFTDSGEVELKIDAVRHIAPHKMQFCFQVRDTGIGIAKEKQQVIYEAFLQEDASTTKKYGGTGLGLAISNKLLGMMGSKLQLNSTPGDGSTFYFDIVLETEADNALPEVNLDVLKRVLIVDDNESNRMIVKQMLLLKDIASQEARNGFEALQFLAMGERYDAILMDYHMPYLNGIETIRQIRDAFKDRAENTPILLLQSSSDDEIITRQCEELQVNKRLVKPIKMQDLYNSLSKLTAAEKAPVEPVTTANITVIDVPLKVMIAEDNRVNMLLAQTIVKRLIPDVSIIEARNGIEAVEKYKSAAPDIILMDIQMPQMNGYEATIKIRQMQKVHTPIIALTAANVKGEREHCLEIGMDDYITKPFVEEALMPVLTQLVRRIKQQPKNHIDIPLLKEMLGDDESFLKELLAVSAAELQKSDSLLVNYAQLGQYNELKATAHKLYGTCVSSGMRELAGLAKKIELLTADEYPHSVTLVENAHDEIQLLLQEVKEYLEPAS, from the coding sequence ATGAAAAAGAATTCGCAACAGAATAATGAGAAGAGCAGGCTGGCAGCCTTGCGAAGCTACCAGGTTCTGAATGCATGGCGGGAACCAGAGTTTGACCGCTTTGCTTTGCTGGCTTCTCTCATTTGCGAAGCGCCCGCAGCAGCCCTGTCGCTGGTAGACGAACATGACGTACACTTTAAAGCTACCTACGGATGCAACTTTACTTCTGTACCCCGTAACAATAGTTTCTGCCAGTATACTATCCAGGAGAAAGGATTGTTATACATAGAAGATATCCGTAAAGACAAACGTTTCCAACACCTGTCTGAAAACGAATCTTCTTATGTGTTTTATGCAGGATATCCTTTAATAGATGCACAGGGGCATGCCCTGGGGGCATTGTGTGCAATGGATGAAAAGCCACGCTCATTAACCGAAGCGCAGAAAAAGGCATTACAGGTGCTGGCTGAACAGGCTACTGCCTTTATAGCAGAGCGTAGAAGTAAAAAAGAGGTGAACAGTTTTGAAAAACTATTTAACCTGGCTAACGACCTGGTTTGTGTGGCGGGCACCGATGGTTATTTTAAAAAGATAAACCCGGCGTTTACCGCGTTACTGGGCTGGGATGAGCAATACCTGTTACAGCACAAAATTGAACAGCTGGTTCACCCGGACGATTCCGAAAGAACCCGTATTGAATTAGAGAAAATTGGTGGCGGCAAAGCCTGTATCCATTTTACCAACCGCTATCGTACTAACAATGACACCTATGTGTCACTGGAATGGGTAAGCAATATTGACCCGGTAAGTGGTAATATTTATGCTATAGCCCGCGATGTAAGTGATGAGGTTAAAAAAGAACGTAAGCTCAGAGCCAGTGAAAAAAGCTTTCGCGATTTTTTTGAAAGTTCGCAGGGCTTAATGTGTACCCACGATCTGAAAGGGAACTTTATATCCATAAACCTGGCTGGTGCGCAAATTTTAGGCTATACCCGCGAAGATCTGCTGAAGAAAAGCTTATACGATATCATTCCCGAAGAGCGGCATAAAGGATTACAACTTTACCTGGACGGTATTGTATCTAAAGGTAAGGCCAGAGGCATTATGCAAACCCTGCATAAAGATGGCTATAAAAAGATATGGTTGTTTCAGAATGTGCTGGAACACACGGCAGATGGAACGCCTTATGTAATAGGAAACGCTACAGATATTACCCAGGCTTATTACCTGGAAGAAGATTTGAAGCGCACCAAAGAAATGATGGAGCAAAGCAGCAGCCTGGCCGGTGTTGGCGCATGGGAAGTAAACCTGATTAAGCGTACCGTGTTCTGGTCGGAAGAAGTGCGTCGTATTCACGAAACTACCAGCGATTTTCAGCCTGATTTTGAATCTACATTATTGTTTTATAGAGAAGGAGCCAGCAGAGATCGTATGCTGGCGGCGGTGAACAAGGCTGTTGAAACAGGCGAAAGCTGGGATCTGGAAGTAGAAATTACTACGCATGGTGGTAACAGGCGCTGGGTAAGAACCATAGGACATGCTGCCTTTGCAAAAGGCAAGTGCGTGCGCATTTTTGGCGCTATACAGGATGTAGATCATATTTATTTGCAACGGGAAGAATTGAAAAAGGCTAAGCGTACGGCAGAAGATGCCAGCCTGGCCAAATCGGAATTCCTGGCTAATATGAGCCACGAAATACGAACGCCGTTAAACGGTATTATCGGCTTTACCGACCTGGTGCTGAAAAGCCAGTTGAACGAGTCGCAGCAACAATATCTTTCCATTGTTAATCAAAGTGCTAATGCTTTATTAAGTATTATTAATGATATTCTTGATTTTTCTAAGATAGAAGCCGGTAAGCTGGAGTTGAATATAGAAAAATGTGATTTGTTTGGTGTGGTAAGCGAAGCGGCTGATGTGGTGGCTTTTCAGGCGCAGCAAAAAGGGCTGGAAGTATTATTGAATGTGCAGCACGATTTACCACGCTATGTACAAGCAGATGCATTACGTGTAAAACAGGTATTAATAAACCTGTTAGGCAATGCGGTGAAGTTTACCGATAGTGGGGAAGTGGAATTGAAGATAGATGCAGTAAGGCATATAGCCCCTCATAAAATGCAATTTTGTTTTCAGGTGCGCGACACTGGCATTGGAATTGCTAAGGAGAAGCAACAAGTCATTTATGAAGCCTTTCTGCAGGAAGATGCTTCTACTACTAAAAAGTACGGTGGCACTGGCTTAGGGCTGGCTATCTCTAACAAGCTGTTAGGCATGATGGGTAGTAAGCTGCAACTGAACAGTACACCGGGCGATGGCAGTACCTTTTATTTTGATATCGTACTGGAAACAGAGGCCGATAATGCTTTGCCGGAAGTAAACCTGGATGTATTAAAAAGAGTGCTGATAGTAGATGATAATGAAAGCAACCGCATGATTGTAAAACAAATGCTGTTGCTGAAAGATATCGCATCACAGGAAGCACGTAATGGCTTTGAAGCATTACAGTTTCTTGCGATGGGAGAAAGATATGATGCCATACTCATGGATTATCATATGCCTTATCTGAATGGGATTGAAACCATTCGCCAGATAAGAGATGCGTTTAAAGACCGCGCAGAGAATACCCCCATTCTATTGTTGCAGAGTTCTTCTGATGACGAAATAATCACCAGGCAGTGTGAAGAGCTGCAGGTGAATAAACGATTGGTGAAACCTATAAAAATGCAGGACTTGTACAATTCTTTATCTAAACTCACAGCAGCTGAAAAAGCGCCTGTAGAGCCAGTTACCACAGCCAATATTACTGTAATTGATGTGCCTTTAAAGGTAATGATTGCAGAAGACAACAGGGTGAACATGTTGTTGGCTCAAACAATTGTAAAACGTTTAATTCCCGATGTTTCTATTATAGAAGCGCGTAATGGGATAGAAGCAGTAGAAAAATACAAAAGCGCTGCGCCTGATATCATTTTAATGGATATACAGATGCCCCAGATGAATGGTTATGAAGCTACCATCAAAATCAGGCAAATGCAAAAAGTGCATACTCCTATTATTGCACTTACCGCTGCCAATGTAAAAGGTGAGCGGGAGCATTGTCTGGAAATTGGTATGGATGATTACATTACCAAGCCATTTGTGGAAGAAGCCTTAATGCCGGTATTAACCCAGCTGGTACGTAGAATAAAACAGCAGCCGAAAAACCATATTGATATTCCTCTGCTCAAAGAGATGTTAGGGGATGATGAAAGCTTTTTGAAAGAGTTGTTAGCTGTATCTGCTGCAGAATTACAGAAATCTGATTCTTTGCTGGTGAATTATGCGCAACTAGGGCAGTACAATGAACTAAAAGCAACGGCACATAAGTTGTACGGTACCTGTGTTAGTTCCGGAATGAGAGAACTGGCAGGACTGGCCAAAAAAATAGAGTTGCTTACCGCCGATGAGTATCCACACTCTGTAACACTGGTAGAAAATGCCCACGACGAAATTCAATTATTATTACAGGAGGTGAAAGAATACCTCGAACCTGCTTCCTGA
- a CDS encoding TonB-dependent receptor has protein sequence MTQLLRNSLRAFAIVLLVFCSFLHVFAREGDNENPEKGMITGQITTADNKVAEGVVVRLKSTGKVTTTNENGFYSFKNLPAGSYEIEVTLIGHEPVTKTITLDKDAKKNNISFKLNISQGELDEVVVTAGGNRYKTNGVSPSLRLQSSILETPQNIQVIGSQILADQQVYDIVDGITRNVSGVTRQGHWDNQYANIRMRGSKIPAFRNGMNIEASWGPTAEDASMIERIEFVKGPAGFMLAAGEPGGFYNVVTKKPTGITKGNVSVSMGSFSTYRTAVDLDGKLSKDGRLLYRLNMAAQQKDYFTKYNYSNRYVIAPTLKYLVDDKTSVTFEYTFQGSKYLANGNYSFSTKGFADTGVKNDFFYADPSLEPGKLKDHSVYVYLDHKMSDNWKMHAQVAYFNFSMVANSIWADHMTANGDMVRAFSIGDEAGENRFAQMSFTGEERTGAIRHRIMGGVDFGNKKFWGDFRSLDSSIGLPKGQVFNVYNPIYGISFDSIPAIDRSKSVRVRAGSTTYATVVSYGSVYAQDELGFLNDQLRLSLGLRFTYAETVGKTNTANIKDNVFSPRVGISYSIDKQTSVYGLFDQSFVPVSGTDYFGNGFKPIKGTDLEAGIKKDWMGGRWKTSLTAYTITRKNALVTDTVASHRNGSQTYSIQVGETVTKGIEFDLSGEILPGLNTTINYAYTNSKITKSTDAKQVGIWTANTAAHITNGWLQYRVQRGAFEGFGVNGGIQWQADRYIGSTTVANFPNYFRGDAGLSLQRGKYNISVLVNNVFNNLKLLTAGSTTSAQQYQKNLYNAVNYYSYIVEARRNFRMTISYRF, from the coding sequence ATGACTCAACTACTCCGTAACTCGCTTCGGGCATTTGCTATTGTATTATTGGTATTCTGTAGTTTCCTGCATGTATTTGCCCGGGAGGGGGATAATGAAAATCCGGAAAAAGGAATGATCACCGGCCAGATAACTACCGCCGATAATAAAGTAGCCGAAGGGGTGGTGGTGCGTTTAAAAAGTACAGGTAAGGTAACCACTACTAATGAAAACGGTTTTTACAGCTTCAAAAACCTACCTGCCGGCAGCTATGAAATAGAAGTAACACTGATAGGGCACGAGCCTGTTACCAAAACCATTACACTGGATAAAGACGCTAAAAAGAACAATATTTCCTTTAAACTGAATATCTCACAGGGCGAACTGGATGAAGTGGTAGTAACTGCAGGTGGCAACCGTTATAAAACCAACGGTGTATCGCCAAGTCTGCGTTTACAAAGCTCTATCCTGGAAACGCCGCAGAACATACAGGTGATCGGTTCCCAGATATTGGCAGATCAGCAGGTGTATGACATTGTGGATGGCATCACCCGTAACGTAAGTGGTGTAACCCGCCAGGGACATTGGGATAACCAATATGCCAACATTCGCATGAGAGGTTCTAAAATACCTGCTTTCCGCAATGGGATGAACATTGAAGCCAGCTGGGGGCCTACTGCCGAAGATGCTTCTATGATTGAGCGTATTGAGTTTGTAAAAGGTCCTGCAGGTTTTATGCTGGCGGCTGGTGAACCCGGTGGTTTTTATAACGTGGTAACCAAAAAGCCTACCGGTATTACCAAAGGAAATGTATCAGTAAGCATGGGTAGCTTTAGCACTTATCGTACTGCGGTGGATTTGGATGGTAAATTAAGCAAGGATGGCCGCTTGCTATACCGCTTAAACATGGCAGCACAGCAAAAAGACTACTTTACCAAGTATAACTACAGCAACCGTTATGTAATTGCACCTACTTTAAAGTACTTAGTAGACGATAAAACTTCTGTTACTTTTGAATACACTTTCCAGGGTTCTAAATACCTGGCTAATGGTAACTATTCGTTCTCTACTAAAGGTTTTGCAGATACTGGTGTTAAAAATGACTTCTTTTATGCCGATCCTTCCCTGGAGCCTGGTAAGTTGAAAGATCATAGTGTGTATGTATACCTAGATCATAAAATGAGTGATAACTGGAAAATGCACGCCCAGGTAGCTTACTTTAACTTTAGCATGGTGGCAAATAGCATATGGGCTGATCACATGACCGCTAACGGCGACATGGTGCGTGCGTTTAGCATAGGGGATGAAGCAGGTGAAAACCGCTTTGCACAAATGTCTTTCACCGGTGAAGAAAGAACCGGTGCTATCAGACACCGTATTATGGGTGGCGTTGATTTTGGTAACAAGAAGTTCTGGGGCGATTTCAGGTCACTGGATTCTTCTATTGGCTTACCTAAAGGGCAGGTGTTTAACGTATATAATCCCATATATGGTATTTCTTTCGATTCCATTCCTGCTATTGACCGTTCCAAGAGTGTTCGCGTAAGAGCGGGATCTACTACCTATGCCACAGTAGTGTCTTATGGTTCGGTATATGCACAGGATGAATTAGGATTTTTGAACGATCAGTTGCGTTTGTCGTTGGGACTGCGTTTTACCTATGCTGAAACAGTGGGTAAAACCAATACTGCTAATATAAAAGACAATGTGTTTTCTCCTCGGGTAGGTATCAGTTACTCGATAGATAAGCAAACCTCTGTATATGGCTTATTCGATCAATCTTTTGTACCGGTTTCTGGTACGGATTACTTTGGTAATGGCTTTAAACCTATCAAGGGCACTGACCTGGAAGCTGGTATTAAAAAAGACTGGATGGGTGGTCGCTGGAAAACCTCTTTAACTGCTTACACTATTACCCGTAAGAATGCGTTGGTAACTGATACAGTGGCTTCACATAGAAACGGTTCGCAAACATACTCTATACAGGTAGGTGAAACCGTTACAAAAGGTATTGAGTTTGATCTGAGTGGCGAAATACTTCCTGGTTTAAACACTACCATTAACTATGCCTATACCAATTCTAAAATCACTAAATCTACCGACGCCAAACAGGTAGGCATCTGGACTGCAAATACTGCTGCTCACATTACCAATGGCTGGTTGCAATACCGTGTTCAACGTGGAGCATTTGAAGGCTTTGGTGTAAATGGTGGTATTCAATGGCAAGCCGATCGTTACATAGGTTCTACCACGGTAGCGAATTTTCCTAATTATTTCCGTGGAGATGCAGGATTATCGTTACAGCGTGGAAAATACAATATCTCCGTGCTGGTAAACAATGTGTTCAACAATCTGAAGCTGTTAACCGCCGGTTCTACTACCAGTGCCCAGCAATATCAGAAAAACTTATACAATGCGGTTAATTACTATTCTTATATCGTAGAAGCCCGCAGAAATTTCCGTATGACCATTTCCTACAGGTTTTAA
- a CDS encoding co-chaperone GroES, with product MRLTTDNKFKKLIIIGDRVLIRPSKQHERTESGLYLPPGVQEKEKVQQGYVIKAGPGYAIPMPVEDESWRGNSEEQVKYVPLQAREGDLAIFLLSGATEIVYEDDKYYIVPQSAVLMLEREEDL from the coding sequence ATGCGATTGACAACAGACAACAAGTTTAAAAAGCTGATTATAATTGGTGACCGTGTGTTAATACGTCCGTCTAAACAACACGAGCGTACAGAAAGCGGTTTATACCTGCCACCCGGCGTACAGGAAAAGGAGAAAGTACAACAGGGCTATGTAATTAAAGCCGGCCCGGGCTACGCTATTCCCATGCCGGTAGAAGATGAATCGTGGCGGGGCAATAGTGAAGAACAGGTGAAATATGTGCCTTTACAGGCCCGTGAAGGCGACCTGGCTATCTTCCTGTTAAGTGGCGCTACGGAAATAGTATATGAAGATGACAAATACTATATCGTTCCGCAAAGTGCAGTGCTGATGCTGGAAAGAGAAGAAGATCTATAA
- a CDS encoding SDR family oxidoreductase has translation MSKVWYVTGASKGLGLALVKLLLEKGHKVAATSRKQQELANALPGADAAQFLPLQVDLTNEESIAASLAATHAHFGGLDVVVNNAGYGIGGAIEELSTKEMMDSIQVNLVAMAQVVRYAMPYLRKQRSGNIINISSIAGVAGAMGWAMYAASKAAVIGLTEVLAQDVKELGVKATVICPGGFRTEFLTAESLVIAKNSIEDYTGIHASHQRYLSMNKTQAGDPIKAAEVMMQLVENPAPPVVLYIGTDAYNRAAAKMDEHRVALEENKNISFSTDYTV, from the coding sequence ATGAGTAAAGTATGGTATGTAACAGGCGCATCGAAAGGGTTGGGGCTGGCACTGGTGAAATTATTGCTGGAAAAAGGCCATAAGGTGGCGGCTACTTCGCGTAAGCAACAGGAGCTGGCGAACGCCCTGCCCGGTGCGGATGCTGCACAGTTTTTACCGCTACAAGTGGATTTAACCAATGAAGAAAGCATAGCAGCTTCGTTGGCTGCTACACACGCACATTTTGGTGGGCTGGATGTGGTGGTGAACAACGCAGGCTATGGTATTGGTGGCGCTATTGAAGAGTTAAGCACGAAGGAAATGATGGACAGCATACAAGTAAACCTGGTAGCTATGGCACAGGTGGTGCGCTATGCGATGCCTTATTTAAGAAAACAACGCTCGGGTAACATTATCAATATTTCGTCCATTGCCGGTGTGGCGGGCGCTATGGGTTGGGCTATGTATGCAGCATCCAAGGCAGCAGTTATTGGCCTTACCGAGGTGCTGGCGCAGGATGTAAAAGAACTGGGCGTTAAAGCCACGGTTATTTGCCCCGGTGGTTTCAGAACAGAATTTTTAACCGCCGAATCGCTGGTGATTGCTAAAAATAGCATTGAAGACTACACCGGTATCCATGCCAGTCATCAACGCTATTTAAGCATGAACAAAACACAGGCGGGCGACCCGATAAAAGCGGCAGAGGTGATGATGCAACTGGTAGAAAACCCAGCCCCTCCGGTGGTATTGTACATTGGAACAGATGCCTATAACCGGGCAGCGGCTAAAATGGATGAACACAGGGTAGCGCTGGAAGAGAATAAAAACATCAGCTTTTCTACCGATTACACTGTGTAG
- a CDS encoding SDR family oxidoreductase, whose product MKTVLITGANKSIGYETAKYLAAQGYYIYIGSRDINRGQQAVTQLQKEGYTSVEAVQLDVTDASSVQKAKAYIESKGGVLDVLINNAGILGQMPQQAGSVATENVKEVFETNFFGVITVTVAFLDLLKKAAQPRIVNVTSGLGSLTLHSDPAWSYYAYKTAAYGTSKTALNAYTVVLAYELRDTAFKVNAVDPGYTATDFNEHRGPRNVADSGVFIAKYALLDADGPTGKFFSPEIAGEESPW is encoded by the coding sequence ATGAAAACAGTACTGATTACAGGCGCTAACAAAAGCATTGGCTATGAAACAGCAAAATACCTGGCTGCACAAGGCTATTATATTTATATAGGTAGCCGCGATATCAACCGGGGGCAGCAGGCGGTAACGCAATTACAAAAAGAGGGATACACTTCGGTAGAAGCCGTGCAATTGGATGTTACCGATGCCAGCTCTGTACAAAAAGCAAAAGCATATATTGAAAGCAAAGGTGGCGTACTGGATGTGCTGATTAATAACGCAGGCATACTGGGGCAAATGCCGCAGCAGGCCGGGAGCGTGGCCACTGAAAATGTGAAAGAGGTGTTTGAAACCAATTTCTTTGGCGTGATCACCGTTACGGTTGCCTTTCTGGATCTGCTAAAGAAAGCAGCACAACCACGTATTGTAAACGTAACTTCCGGACTGGGTTCTCTTACTTTACACAGCGATCCTGCATGGAGTTATTATGCTTATAAAACCGCTGCCTATGGTACTTCTAAAACAGCTTTGAATGCTTATACCGTGGTATTGGCCTATGAGCTGCGCGATACTGCTTTTAAAGTAAATGCAGTAGATCCGGGATATACAGCTACTGACTTTAACGAGCACAGGGGGCCGCGTAATGTGGCTGATTCGGGAGTCTTTATTGCTAAGTACGCATTGCTGGATGCGGATGGCCCTACCGGTAAATTCTTTAGCCCGGAAATAGCCGGAGAAGAAAGCCCCTGGTAA
- a CDS encoding AraC family transcriptional regulator, with protein sequence MSNTVKAGEVFDADMVIPRYAFEADATVGNPYFHINRGECVMNYEQKEDLLVPHRKDHYFMVFVKAGNSRHWIDMTPYTVQSNAFYFCIPHQVLLKEDIQPFTGFVISFTKEFLALDEHGFLQNLPVIQNPLNGHELLLNETDQVYIENLLNQLMAEYLLKHEWQMQMLLSYMKTLLIYLSRLYTEQFKHREPGSNALLKSFLAKVDALFIQQHDVAAYADMLHISAGHLSEVVKEQSGKPAIAHIHERLMLEAKRLLFRSEGSVKEIAYELGFEDASYFNRFFKRLAGQTPVEYRKFVREMYH encoded by the coding sequence ATGAGCAATACAGTAAAAGCAGGTGAGGTGTTTGATGCCGATATGGTGATTCCACGGTATGCTTTTGAAGCAGACGCAACGGTGGGGAATCCTTATTTTCATATCAACAGGGGAGAATGCGTGATGAATTATGAGCAAAAGGAAGACCTGTTGGTGCCGCACCGGAAAGATCATTACTTTATGGTGTTTGTGAAAGCGGGTAATAGCAGGCACTGGATTGATATGACGCCCTATACCGTTCAATCCAACGCCTTTTATTTTTGCATACCGCACCAGGTGTTGCTGAAAGAAGATATTCAACCTTTTACAGGCTTTGTGATCAGTTTTACGAAAGAATTCCTCGCTTTGGATGAGCACGGCTTTTTACAAAACCTGCCGGTGATACAAAATCCGCTGAACGGGCACGAACTGTTACTGAACGAAACAGACCAGGTATATATTGAAAACCTGTTAAACCAGCTGATGGCAGAATACCTGTTAAAGCATGAATGGCAGATGCAGATGTTATTGTCCTACATGAAAACACTGCTTATTTATCTCAGTCGTTTGTATACCGAGCAGTTTAAACATCGCGAACCGGGTAGTAACGCGTTGCTCAAAAGCTTTCTGGCTAAAGTGGATGCCCTGTTTATTCAACAACACGACGTGGCAGCTTATGCCGATATGCTGCATATTTCGGCGGGCCATTTAAGCGAGGTGGTAAAAGAGCAAAGTGGCAAGCCGGCCATTGCGCATATACACGAAAGGCTGATGCTGGAAGCCAAACGTTTGCTGTTCCGCTCTGAAGGTTCGGTGAAAGAAATAGCTTACGAACTGGGCTTTGAAGATGCTTCTTATTTCAATCGCTTCTTTAAACGCCTGGCCGGACAAACACCTGTAGAGTACCGGAAGTTTGTCCGTGAAATGTACCATTAA
- a CDS encoding NUDIX hydrolase N-terminal domain-containing protein gives MDKSLSEQLLLAFQKIQSIADTGLLYCKDEYGRERYHDLKETATTAMAALTGNSLETIQNFYSQVTDYPTPKVDVRAFIVNEANEILMVKERADGKWTLPGGWADVGNTASESVIKEVKEETGLTAHVVRLLAVFDKKMHPHPPQPFYVYKMAFLCQVTGDWTFEKAFDVLDVAFFSIDKLPELSEDRILASQIQLLYHNYINNITEAIAD, from the coding sequence ATGGACAAATCCTTATCCGAACAGTTACTACTGGCATTTCAAAAAATACAATCCATAGCCGATACTGGTTTACTCTATTGCAAAGACGAGTATGGCCGTGAGCGTTATCACGATTTAAAGGAAACTGCCACTACCGCAATGGCCGCCTTAACCGGCAACAGCTTGGAAACCATTCAAAACTTTTACAGCCAGGTAACCGACTACCCTACCCCTAAAGTAGATGTGCGGGCTTTTATTGTTAATGAAGCCAATGAAATACTGATGGTAAAGGAGCGTGCAGATGGTAAATGGACATTGCCGGGCGGATGGGCCGATGTGGGTAACACCGCATCTGAATCGGTGATCAAAGAAGTAAAGGAGGAAACCGGTTTAACCGCCCACGTGGTAAGACTGCTGGCTGTATTTGATAAAAAAATGCATCCACACCCGCCACAACCTTTTTACGTGTATAAAATGGCCTTTTTATGCCAGGTAACCGGCGACTGGACGTTTGAAAAAGCGTTTGACGTGCTGGATGTGGCATTTTTTAGCATCGACAAACTGCCCGAGCTGAGTGAGGACAGAATTCTGGCTTCACAAATTCAACTGCTGTATCATAACTATATTAATAATATCACAGAAGCTATTGCCGACTAA
- a CDS encoding poly(ethylene terephthalate) hydrolase family protein: protein MKPVALLCAVLLFACSKKNNTESATTTPYVDDDLAGPVSRPTSGYGKDGSYTVASISFASPTYSGKQVTVFYPKEATTACPVIFYSHPYGGEEASYNIGLYEFIAKKGYAVVFAPYPTTGVTVDSRYNTLWQSFKQAVTNYPNIIDTKKVGFMGHSFGGGASFALAYKAFTQEGWGQNGRFLFAMAQWYSYQLTDSMLNTFPANTKLITEVYNDDVTNDHRMAIDIFKRINIANAEKDYILVKKTELPNYTYTAEHDLPNTRSAYDAYDYYVIYRLLDAMIDYSFNGNAAAKNTCLGNGSAAQVTLPSYNGQALTPLEVTDSPTPQFLQSKYLFSCNSSDNPRINYCQ from the coding sequence ATGAAACCAGTTGCATTATTATGCGCCGTGCTGTTATTCGCTTGTTCTAAAAAGAACAATACCGAAAGTGCTACCACTACCCCTTATGTAGACGACGATCTGGCCGGGCCGGTATCGCGCCCCACCAGCGGCTATGGTAAAGATGGCAGCTATACCGTTGCCAGCATCAGTTTTGCCAGCCCTACCTACAGCGGTAAGCAGGTAACTGTTTTTTACCCGAAAGAAGCCACTACTGCCTGCCCGGTTATTTTTTACTCGCACCCTTATGGCGGTGAAGAAGCTTCTTATAATATTGGCTTGTATGAGTTCATTGCTAAAAAAGGATATGCGGTAGTGTTTGCACCTTACCCAACCACTGGAGTAACGGTGGATTCGCGCTACAATACCCTCTGGCAAAGCTTTAAACAAGCGGTTACCAATTACCCTAATATCATCGATACCAAAAAGGTGGGCTTTATGGGCCATTCCTTTGGCGGTGGCGCTTCTTTTGCTCTGGCGTATAAGGCTTTTACACAGGAAGGCTGGGGACAAAACGGCCGCTTTTTGTTCGCGATGGCGCAGTGGTATTCTTACCAGTTAACCGACTCTATGCTCAACACCTTCCCGGCCAATACCAAACTGATTACAGAGGTGTATAATGATGATGTTACCAACGACCACCGGATGGCCATTGACATTTTTAAACGCATTAACATTGCCAATGCCGAGAAAGATTATATACTGGTGAAGAAAACTGAATTACCCAACTATACTTATACCGCAGAGCACGACCTGCCCAATACCCGTAGCGCTTATGATGCATATGATTACTATGTGATATACCGTTTACTGGACGCCATGATCGATTATAGTTTTAACGGCAATGCGGCAGCTAAGAACACCTGTTTAGGAAATGGATCGGCAGCGCAGGTAACCCTGCCTTCTTACAACGGGCAGGCGCTTACTCCCCTTGAAGTAACCGATAGCCCTACCCCACAGTTTTTACAAAGTAAATACCTGTTTTCCTGTAATTCATCTGATAATCCGAGAATCAACTATTGCCAATAA